AGGCCCGCCATGATTTCCTGGGTGCGGCTGGAGTCCTGGGAGATGAGCACCGCGACCTCGCCCGCCCACGCGTTCTGCGTGGCGAGAACGGCCCACACCATCAGGGCCAGCGAGGAAATCAGTAGTCTGCGCAACAACGGAACCCGATCTGCACGTCGATGTGCGTTTCCTGGAAATTCTCACGGAAGGCGCAGCGCGTTCCCCAGTCGGGACGGCTGAAGCTTCCGCCGCGAACCACCTTGTCCTTGACCACGTCCGACCACTGACTGGAGGTCCACTCTTTGAGGTTGCCACTCATATCAAACACGCCCAGATCGCTCTTGCAAGCGCCAAATTGGCCGCTTGGCGCCAGGGTGCGCGGATTCCCGGCGGAATCCTTGGTATTGCAGGATGCCCCGCTGAACTGGGAGCCGTAGGGATAACGCCCGCCGGACTTGCCCTTGCAGGCATGTTCCCACTCTTCCTCGGTGCAAAGACGCTTCTTGCGGGCCGAGCACAGTGCCCGTGCCTGGTCGTAGCTGACGCTCGCGCGCGGGGTCTCCCCCTTCTTGTTGGGGAATTCGTACTGGTCGATGCAGTAGCCCTTGATCGAGGTGCTCACCAGCGGCTTCTCCCACGCATCGCGGGCCGAATCGTCCTTGGCACTGCCCATCTTGAAGGAGGTCCCCGGCACTTCGATCATGCCCTCGGGGCACTTGGAGCGCGCGGCTGCCGCCGCCGCTGCAGCCTTCGCGGCCGCCTCCTTGCGGCGTTGTTCTTCCGCCTCGCGGCGGCGCGCGTCTTCCTCGGCGCGTTGCGCGGCGAGCTCGGCTTCACGTTCCTTGCGGGCAGCTTCTTCTTCAGCCTTCCGACGCTCGGCCTCGGGATCGACCTTCGGTGCGGGGGGCGGTGGTTCGGCGCCCTTGGGCTTGCTCGCAACGGGCTTGGGCTTCTCGGTCTCGGCAGGCTGGGTTTGTTCCACCTTGGCGACCGGTGCCGATTCGTCCCCGCCGCCCATGAACATCACCGCGCCGGCAATACCGGCAATCAGTACGATGATACCGATGATCAAACCGATGGGCGCACCCTTCTTCTGCTCGGGCAGCTCCGGCAGGGAGAAGCTGTCTCCACCTGAACTTGAAGGTGGAGGCGCCGCCTGGGCAGGCGCGGGTGCCGGCTCCGCCGGCGGAGGCGGAGGAGGTGGCGGCGCAGGTTCCGGCTCGGGCTCTGGCGCCGGTGGCTCCGGTTCCGGCTCGGGCTCGGGAGCAGGAGGCTCTGGCTCTGGCTCTGGCTCCGGTTCAGGTTCAGGTTCAGGTTCCGGCTCAGGAACTGGTGGCTCTGGCTCCGGTTCGGGAGCCGGCGGTTCAGGCTCGGGTTCCGCGGCGGCCGGGGCTTCTTCCGCCTCGACGGGCTGCTCGACCAGTGCGCTGAAAATCTCGCTTACCGTCGCCGGACGTTTTGAGGGGTCGGCATTCAGGCAACGCTCGATCAGGTCGTCGATCGCCGACGAGAGCGATTCGTTGTATTCGCTTGCGATCTTGGCGCCATCCTCGGGAAGGCGCCCGGTAAGCATCTCGAAGAGAATCACGCCCACCGAATAGATGTCGGCGCGCGGCCCCACATCCCCACCGGCGGCAATCTCCGGCGCCAGGTAGGCTGCGGTTCCCTGCGCTTCCTGGATCTCAACCTGCTTCGCAGCCGGAAGAACCGAGACGATTCCGAACTCCGAGAGTTTGAGGCCTTCGGGCAGAATCACGATGTTTTCAGGCTTGATGTCCCCGTGGCGCAGGCCCTGGGCATGCCCTGCGTCGATTACGGCGCCGAGCTGCTCGACAATGGGCGCGGCTTCCTCGAGGGTGAAGTTCTGGTGGGCGTCGGCGCGGACCTGCAGCAGCTTGCGCAGATTGATGCCGCCCACGAATTCCATCGTGTAGTAGGCGGCACCGCCGTCATCGCCTGACTCGTAGAGACGGATGGCGTTCTTGTGCAGGAAGCGGCGCGCTTTCTTGATGGCGCCGCGCAGGTCTTTTCGGGACTGGTCGTCGGGAAAGAGGTCGCCGCGGATGACCTTGAGTGCGAGGGCGACCTCGATTTCCCGGTCGTGGACCTTGTAGACAATGCCGATGCCGCCGTCGGGACTGATCCCGCGGATCTCGTAGCGATCGGCAAACACGTCGCCGATATCGAGGGCGCGGTCGCCTCCCCCGGTGGTCTCGCCGCCGCCGGTGGTCTCGCCACCCTCGCCACGGTTTTGGGAAACGCCGCAGGTTTCACACACCTCGGCATCTACAGGGATGTCATCCCCGCAGTTCCAACACTCTTTCATGCCTGCTGCGTCGTCGGACACGCGAAAACCCCGGCATCAGCCAACAAACGGGAATTCCTAGGTTTTTTCCCAGAAGTAGGCACATTGTAGAGCCGCACCCCTCAAAAGCAAGGGGCGGCGCGCCGTGCTGGGAGCCCCCGCGCGGGCCTTCAGGCCTCCATGAAAAAGGGCGGCAACCCCGCGGTTACCGCCCTTCATGGGTCAGTGGTTGTGCGCTTTGGGGGCCGATCAATGCCCGCCGCGCAGCGCCTTGCCGTAATGGCCGAGCGCCATGGCCGGGAAGCAGTCCCGGTAGAGGTGATAACGGATGTAGAAGTGGGAGGGGAAGCCCGTTCCGGTGAACTGCTCCTCGTTCCAGCAGCCTTCCTTCTCCTGATTGTCGAGCAACCAGCGCACCCCCCGGGCCACCGCGATGGAGTCGGCGCGGCCGGCCGCCACCAGACCCATGACGGCCCAGGCAGTCTGGGAGGCAGAGGAGGTGTGGGGCACGAAGTGGCGCACATCGTAGCTGTCGCAGGACTCGCCCCAGCCGCCGTCCTTGTTCTGGACGCTCTCCAGGAAGGCCACGCCGCGCTTGATGGCCGGGTGGTCCTTGGGCATCCCTACCTGCACCAGGCCGCAGAGCACCGCCCAGGTGCCGTAGATGTAGTTCACACCCCAGCGCCCGTACCACGAGCCGTCTTCTTCCTGCGAATTGAGCAGGTATTCGACGCCGCGGGCGACGACCGGGTCGCTGCAGTCGCGCCCCGCTTCGCCGAGCATCTCGATCACGCGGCCCGTCAGGTCCGGCGTGTTGGGATCGAGCATCGCCTTGAGGTCGGCGAAGGGGATCTCGTTCCAGAGCTTCTGGTCGTTGTCGACGTCGAAAGCGCCCCAGCCGCCTTCCTTGCACTGCATGGAGAGGACCCACTCACGCGCGCGGCGAATCGAGGCGTCGCGGTAGTCATTGTCCTTGCCCAGGTCGATGCCGTTGATGGCGAGCATCACCGCCGAGGAATCGTCGCAGTCGGGGTAGTAGCGGTTGAAGAATTCGAAGGACCAGCCGCCGGGCTTTCCGTCCTCGTTCTTCACACTCCAGTCGCCGTAGTGCTGAACCTGTTTGTCGAGCAGCCAGCGCGCGCCCTTCTGAAGGCGCTCATCATCGCCGCTCACACCGGCGTCCTGCAGGGCCCAAATGGCCAGCGCCGTGTCCCACACGGGAGAGACACATGACTGCAGGCGGAACTTGTCATCGCGCTCCATACCGAAGCGCTCGATGGCCTGCCAGCCGCCGCGCATGCTCGGGTGGTCGCGTTCGTAGTCGAGGGCCTTGAGCGCCAGCAGCGAATAGGCCATGGCCGGGATGATGCCGCCCCAGTCGCCTTCGTCGTCCTGGTGCTGAAGCACCCACTTCTCGGCCGCCTTGAGCGAGCGCTTGCGGAAGGGGACCAGCCCGCGGTTGTCGAGGAAGCGCAGGATGTGGTCCATCACCACAAAGAAGTTGTGCCAGGTTACCAATTTGTCGGTAAAGCCCCAGTTGTGGTCGATGTTTTCCTTGCCGTTGGCATAGAGCTCATCGATCTCGATGTCGCGCTTGGGCTTCCACACGGGCTTCTTGTCCAGAAGCACGACGAGCGGGACGACGCACGAGCGCGCCCACGAACTCATCTGGTAGATGCTCATAAAGAACTTCCTGGGAAGCATCATCACCCAGGCCGGAAGCACCGGCGTGCCGCGATAATCCCAGAGGCCCATGAAGGCAAAGTGGATCTTGGTGAAGACGCGGGCCTTTTCGACGCCGCCGAGTTCGATGATGAGCTTGCGGGCCTTCACCATGCGCTCGTCTTCGGTGTCGACACCCATCATCTTGAGCGCCACATAAGCCTCCACCGTGGTGGAGAGGTCGCTCTTGCCGCCTTCGTGAATCCACCAGCCGCCGTCGGGGCGCTGCTCCGCAAAAAGCTCGTTGATGCACTTCTGCTCGCGTTCGGGATCGACGCGGTCGAGCATGTGCATGAGGTAGACGTATTCAGAGGTCAGCGTGGTGTTGGCTTCGAGTTCGGCCCACCAGTAGCCCTCCTCGTCCTGGAGTGAAAACAGGTATTCTTTGGCCCGCTCAAGCGCCTTGGGCAGGCGATCTTCGATATTGGAGCGCTCGCCCGAGACGGGTCCGCGGCGCTCTTCAAGATTGGCTGCTCTATTGGTTCCTGCGTTCATGCCTTTTCTGCCTCAAAATTTCGACAATCTCTATCCTAACTGACCAGTCAGGTACCGAAATTCGGGCTCATCCTAAGTTCTATGGGCCCCTGTGTCAACGGCAATCGGGGGTCAGTTCCGCTGTTCAGCGGGCGGACAACCCACTAGAATCCGCGCACTTTCTGGAGAGAGTAGGACAACCGTGATCAAAAACACCTTGTACCGCGCCCTCATCGCGCTGCTGGCGCTTCCCCTGCTGAGCGGCTGCCTGTCGAGCATCAACACCCCCGGACCGATCGGAGAGGGCGATCCGAGCCCCGGCCAGCGCCCCGACTGGGCCCGGCAGCTTCCGGCCCACACCCATGCCTACGAACTGAGCAACGGGCTCCGGCTCGTTGTTTTCGAAAACCACGCCAGCGAGATCGTCACCATGGACACCTGGGTGGGCGTGGGATCGGCCGACGAAGTCGACGCCAACAACGGCGTCTCCCACTTCCTCGAGCACCTGCTCTTCAAGGGAACCGAGCGCTTTGGCCCGCGCGAGCTCGACCGCCGCCTGGAATCGCTTGGCGCGCGCATCAACGCCGCAACCAGCGACGATTACACCCACTACTACGTCACCGTCTCGAGCAAGCACTTCGAGCAGGCGCTCGACATGCATGCCGACATGATGCTCAACGCCGCGTTGCCGCCCGACGAGATCGACCACGAACGCAAGGTCGTGATCGAGGAGATCAACCGCGCCAACGACAACCCGCGCCGCAAGCTCTACATCGCCATGCAGGAGAAACTCTTTGCCGGGCATCCCTATCACCGCGATACGCTGGGCCCGCCCTCGAACATTGCGGAGATCCCGCGCGAGGACATCGTCGGCTACTACCAGAAGTGGTACGTGCCCGAGAACATGACCGTCGTGATCGCCGGTGACGTCAACCCCGACCGCGCGCTCGAACTGGTGACCGAGCATTTCCAGAGCGCGCGGGCCGGCAAGCTGCCGCCGCGCGAGCGCACCGCATTGAGTCCGATCGAGAAGTCGGTCGAAGTCACAATTGAAGAAGACGTGCAGCAGGCCCACCTCGCCGTTGCCTGGCGCGCGCCCAACGTCTCCGAGCTCGATGACTCCATCGCACTCGACGTCGCCAGCCTGGTGATCGGCCAGGGTGCAAGCTCGCGGCTGCACCGCCGCCTGGTGGAAGAGACGCGCCTGGCGCTCAACGTCGGCGCCGGCAACTACACCCAGAAAGATGCCGGATCCTTCTACGTCTTTGCCACCTGCGAACCCAGGAACGTAGAGAAGGTACGCGCCATCATTCTCGAAGAGATCGAGCGCCTCTCGCGCGCTCCCATCAGCGCCGACGAGCTGGCCAAAGCCCATCTCTCCCTCGATCGCGACTTCGTCTACGAGACCGAATCCTCCGGCGGCATGGCCGGTCTGTTCGGCTACTACGCCGTGGTGTCCCAGGTCTCCGACGTGGCCGCCTACCGCAGTCGCCTGCAGAAGACCGATGCGCTGCGCGTGGTGGAAGCCGTGCGTAGCTGGCTGCGCCCCGACCGCGTTGCAACGGTGCGGGTGCTTCCCCAGGGAACGGATCTGGCGAAGATCGAAAAACCCGAAGAGCGCCAGGCCGGCAGCGTTCAGCTTCAGCAGGAATCGGATTCCACCAGCATCTCCCGCACCAAGCTCGATACCGGCGCAACGCTGATCGTCAAGCAGGACCCCCAGAGCCAGGTCGTCGCGTTCCAGGGGATGCTCTATGGCGGCGTCCGCGCCGCGACGAAGGCCGGGCTCGCGGACCTGGTCGCCCGCGTGGCGATGAAGGGAACGGCCACCCGCAGCGCAGAGGCGCTGGCCCAGGAGATCGAGAGCGCGGGCCTTTCCCTCTCGGTCGATGCCAACGAGGACTACATCTCGCTGAGCGGCAAGGGCCTGAGCGGCGACCTGCCGCGGCTGCTCGTGCTGCTGCGCGACGTGTTCTACAACGCCGAATTCACACAGGACGAAATCGACCACGAGCGCGACCGCATGCTGCAGGAGATCCGCGCCTCGCGCGACCAGCCCAGCAGTGTCGCGTTCGAGCAGGCCCACCTGGCCCTCTACCCCGATCACCCCTACGGGTTTGCGGGCAAGATCATGGAGCGCGACCTGCCGGGTCTGACCCGCAAGCAGGTTCTGGACTTCTACCACTCCCAGTTCCGTCCGGAATATCTGACCCTCTCCGTGGTCGGGGACGTCAACACGCGCGAAGTTGCCGCAATGGTGAGTGACCTGTTCCCCGCGCAGTCCGCCAAGGCGCCGATTCGGTTGCTCTGGCCCAAGCCCCAGCAGGAGCTGAAAAAGCCGGCCACCATCCGTATCCCCAAGGAAACAGCGCAGACCTGGGTCGTTCGCGGCTACCTGGTGCCGGGCATCGAGTCCGAAGACTACGCCACGCTCAAGGTGATTTCTTCGCTGCTCGGCCACGGCCTCTCGGGCCGGCTGTTCGTGAACCTGCGAGAGCGCCGCGGCCTCGCCTACACGACGAGTGCGATCTACGAATCACAGGCCGACCCCACGGGTTTCTTCATCTACATCGGCACCGATCCCAAAAACACGAAGGCCGTGCGCGAGGGATTCGATGTGGAGATGGCGCGCCTCAGTGAAGAACCGGTTTCCGATCAGGAACTGGCCGAGGCCAAGAGCAAGTTCGTCGGCGCCTTCGATCTCAGCCACGAAGGCAACTCCAGCCAGGCGTTCTATCTCTCGTTTTATGAGCTGATGGGTCGCGGCTTCCAGTTCGATGAGAACTATCCCGAGCTGATCGAGAAAGTCAGCGCCGAGGACATCCAGCGCATCGCGAAAAAGTATCTTGCCGCACCCGACGTTGAGACAATCGTGGGCCCGGCCGCGATGATCGATCCGGAAGCAAAGCTGCCAGGGCTCTCGGACATCGAGACCAAGCCGGAGAACTCCCACCGCTCGGCCGAACCATCCGAACGCTAGAGCTCACTTCCTGCACCGCAAAAAAGAAGGGGACCCGCCGGGTCCCCTTCGCATTGGTGCAGAGTCGTTCCGCTTACTTCATCGTCGCCAGGTAGTTTGCCAGGATGCGCACACCGAATCCGGTGGCACCCTTCTTGAACAGTCCCTTGGGCTTGGTGGTCCACGCGGTGCCGGCGATGTCGAGGTGCGCCCACGGCGTCTTCTCGTCAACGAACTGCTGCAGGAACG
This portion of the Chrysiogenia bacterium genome encodes:
- a CDS encoding SUMF1/EgtB/PvdO family nonheme iron enzyme translates to MSDDAAGMKECWNCGDDIPVDAEVCETCGVSQNRGEGGETTGGGETTGGGDRALDIGDVFADRYEIRGISPDGGIGIVYKVHDREIEVALALKVIRGDLFPDDQSRKDLRGAIKKARRFLHKNAIRLYESGDDGGAAYYTMEFVGGINLRKLLQVRADAHQNFTLEEAAPIVEQLGAVIDAGHAQGLRHGDIKPENIVILPEGLKLSEFGIVSVLPAAKQVEIQEAQGTAAYLAPEIAAGGDVGPRADIYSVGVILFEMLTGRLPEDGAKIASEYNESLSSAIDDLIERCLNADPSKRPATVSEIFSALVEQPVEAEEAPAAAEPEPEPPAPEPEPEPPVPEPEPEPEPEPEPEPEPEPPAPEPEPEPEPPAPEPEPEPAPPPPPPPPAEPAPAPAQAAPPPSSSGGDSFSLPELPEQKKGAPIGLIIGIIVLIAGIAGAVMFMGGGDESAPVAKVEQTQPAETEKPKPVASKPKGAEPPPPAPKVDPEAERRKAEEEAARKEREAELAAQRAEEDARRREAEEQRRKEAAAKAAAAAAAARSKCPEGMIEVPGTSFKMGSAKDDSARDAWEKPLVSTSIKGYCIDQYEFPNKKGETPRASVSYDQARALCSARKKRLCTEEEWEHACKGKSGGRYPYGSQFSGASCNTKDSAGNPRTLAPSGQFGACKSDLGVFDMSGNLKEWTSSQWSDVVKDKVVRGGSFSRPDWGTRCAFRENFQETHIDVQIGFRCCADY
- the shc gene encoding squalene--hopene cyclase, yielding MNAGTNRAANLEERRGPVSGERSNIEDRLPKALERAKEYLFSLQDEEGYWWAELEANTTLTSEYVYLMHMLDRVDPEREQKCINELFAEQRPDGGWWIHEGGKSDLSTTVEAYVALKMMGVDTEDERMVKARKLIIELGGVEKARVFTKIHFAFMGLWDYRGTPVLPAWVMMLPRKFFMSIYQMSSWARSCVVPLVVLLDKKPVWKPKRDIEIDELYANGKENIDHNWGFTDKLVTWHNFFVVMDHILRFLDNRGLVPFRKRSLKAAEKWVLQHQDDEGDWGGIIPAMAYSLLALKALDYERDHPSMRGGWQAIERFGMERDDKFRLQSCVSPVWDTALAIWALQDAGVSGDDERLQKGARWLLDKQVQHYGDWSVKNEDGKPGGWSFEFFNRYYPDCDDSSAVMLAINGIDLGKDNDYRDASIRRAREWVLSMQCKEGGWGAFDVDNDQKLWNEIPFADLKAMLDPNTPDLTGRVIEMLGEAGRDCSDPVVARGVEYLLNSQEEDGSWYGRWGVNYIYGTWAVLCGLVQVGMPKDHPAIKRGVAFLESVQNKDGGWGESCDSYDVRHFVPHTSSASQTAWAVMGLVAAGRADSIAVARGVRWLLDNQEKEGCWNEEQFTGTGFPSHFYIRYHLYRDCFPAMALGHYGKALRGGH
- a CDS encoding insulinase family protein, with the protein product MIKNTLYRALIALLALPLLSGCLSSINTPGPIGEGDPSPGQRPDWARQLPAHTHAYELSNGLRLVVFENHASEIVTMDTWVGVGSADEVDANNGVSHFLEHLLFKGTERFGPRELDRRLESLGARINAATSDDYTHYYVTVSSKHFEQALDMHADMMLNAALPPDEIDHERKVVIEEINRANDNPRRKLYIAMQEKLFAGHPYHRDTLGPPSNIAEIPREDIVGYYQKWYVPENMTVVIAGDVNPDRALELVTEHFQSARAGKLPPRERTALSPIEKSVEVTIEEDVQQAHLAVAWRAPNVSELDDSIALDVASLVIGQGASSRLHRRLVEETRLALNVGAGNYTQKDAGSFYVFATCEPRNVEKVRAIILEEIERLSRAPISADELAKAHLSLDRDFVYETESSGGMAGLFGYYAVVSQVSDVAAYRSRLQKTDALRVVEAVRSWLRPDRVATVRVLPQGTDLAKIEKPEERQAGSVQLQQESDSTSISRTKLDTGATLIVKQDPQSQVVAFQGMLYGGVRAATKAGLADLVARVAMKGTATRSAEALAQEIESAGLSLSVDANEDYISLSGKGLSGDLPRLLVLLRDVFYNAEFTQDEIDHERDRMLQEIRASRDQPSSVAFEQAHLALYPDHPYGFAGKIMERDLPGLTRKQVLDFYHSQFRPEYLTLSVVGDVNTREVAAMVSDLFPAQSAKAPIRLLWPKPQQELKKPATIRIPKETAQTWVVRGYLVPGIESEDYATLKVISSLLGHGLSGRLFVNLRERRGLAYTTSAIYESQADPTGFFIYIGTDPKNTKAVREGFDVEMARLSEEPVSDQELAEAKSKFVGAFDLSHEGNSSQAFYLSFYELMGRGFQFDENYPELIEKVSAEDIQRIAKKYLAAPDVETIVGPAAMIDPEAKLPGLSDIETKPENSHRSAEPSER